The following coding sequences lie in one Crassostrea angulata isolate pt1a10 chromosome 10, ASM2561291v2, whole genome shotgun sequence genomic window:
- the LOC128166512 gene encoding unconventional myosin-XV-like isoform X2, with protein MDGPENGEGDHGVEDMINLSVLDESVIQRNIRIRYERELIYTFTGSILVSVNPYKMFNIYGLDMVKKYEGRPLGSMPPHLFAIGSASYGKMMKDTENQVLVISGESGSGKTEATKLIMQYLAAVNKSGNNLITEQILEANPLLESFGNAKTIRNDNSSRFGKYIEVFFKHGSIVGARTLEYLLEKSRMVTQAQDERNYHVFYEMLEGMSSDQKGKYGLQNAEKYFYLNQGGNCKISGRDDRENYRALMAALDVLSFERSEQDTIFKILSSVLHIGNIYFKKIHDEASHDTVLLGSDAEIKWISHLLQLSEDWLKQALTTKVTETRGDRVLTPYNIDQALDARDAVAKALYSRLFTWLVERINNIICRAERDKNTSLAVLDIFGFEDFHMNSFEQLCINYANETMQFFFNQHIFRLEQKEYSREGIDWSTIEFRDNQPVIDLLASKPTGILCILDDECSFPQATDMSFLEKCHFHHDSNRLYEKPRMSDPVFYVQHYAGRIKYNVNHFLEKNKDTLRSDVIELLCESKNRIIAQMFKDMRDRLITKTLSKSTGRYVTLKPRTPTISAGFTESLLSLIDNMSKCNPYFVRCIKPNNHKAPMVFDTKVVLDQLRYTGMLETIRIRKMGYPVRIKFPMFISRYHCLLHGQDLNTRQLPNTVCQMVLNTQGSVYKDLYRIGATKVFLKESLEQVLDKEAKKIQDEAIVRIQKCSRMFLARKKFLRAKTSIHSLQRAIRRYAARKKFLLVRNGIIKAQAQFRMYRQRKRYLKTREELKRKLEHERLMRQRQEEEAKMERERKARHERQIASITNLDIPGELAFVYNKLDDWQSINNDRHIITVNREVQQMDQHYRLPEDINAHAFSKFTSVFFKDPNWGFMLNPIKSSLTQGVNGEELNQIAVAVFKLILRLMYDRNLRDRQEKAMVDYIIQMGLQNEGLRDEIYSQIANQCWNNQNLGAIEKGWNLMAACLSAFPPSKRLCKYLIKFVSDIGLEGYQQLCQHKALQCANIEPKFSRVYPPCLLEWRAIQQKANMALEARFPDGQKMIGHVESWTNAELFARHLLNIRGLQENSYGWTVQVQEEVDYYEIMGYDYVLDILSEMEIPPGFPYCKSYYLASSDRTREPPTMRRGLYKNSPHSVDDERYLKLYGSLPQPLEVKHSRIESRSFTPRSGFMEEGDDGIEFSMTSVLNQRPTELMMDGLSGSKLNMRYNKRKAPSPPTLNGNGVVSNGIPNGHITPIVEDLEQVGLDPRSKLNTRYVNGVHSNGVGTPRTDEDLSPHSKLNSRYVKSGVIIKERERIRRHGPGIGMSRKQNQDRYLERISAASDISAATGQSDWSHWVEDVFNNALNEHVDTLSDAHTLENRLKGGGKGVPGPGIQPAPIPPTNLPLLNFGLPANSMPTSPQMVPGNDPLQMAAQQMAQQNQQQALYNAYLQQMANLQAQAQAQAQLQQQRQQQQTLMQSAQQQMLQQQLLQMQQQQQVPPNLVSPASSFNSVGPFPVVTPRDQHQMNGGMLMTSSAQPFIASAQGGQINSQVGMGIQIPVSSVTTAEVGSSGAPKKVYKMKSQFEGHTEHKTFGQQNVAPVVNTASIQDQIAESSERKESTVRMVSAPAPPPPPKYQDKEMMSPRMQPAPPPPPPPPPAMQITEDSFDREKGMFTFTDKQGRARTVRIGKVVWPPPSMEQEKRAREVGRLEIDENVKQNLHDRFSPKKQWKKPEAPKEEQKHEKERKSKSLAESVHLATLQLLEQKLGGNKEQETNEKEIIATKIIQDPGPPPAAPKPPEPVKPPEPVKKKEPIVPRKPAPKPIQHEPEPKKPEKDEEEQEPPPLPRSAPPPLPAPTQALETVSVKKKEPQFLINYTELEKVVTRLYPQGKQKYLSYSNVPWTLNLRKEVFHPRERLENPMALHLVFCQVVQDVYNGGCVRINKEDRIKMRGMLESYGVNKDNYLNGNFRDQVKKIIVDTAKEWPTYFAKLFPVAGQGQYGGIRYVGVNHNGINFLTRERSLVEDYLDVVEHHNFEDIIDVVLPTKDTVQINLKSKSVVLFTNRASQLKEMIDLYLQESDKGNKYVIAIKEYITRESTLLSFRRNDIIKLLDPEMVLEEGWLYGSLNGMLGYFPAEYVRPLARHEVERSGGMKAQLTEHTIQRMIRPPSRDGYADNRSETSQGTVVQDGKFSMMEFALLHFRESLQKPQNLSTPRSEAGYVMMRKEDGSIRGTIKMIESLKLRSMDHDKRGNVDWTWREQADLVKWTRSPIQASLLKLQQPELNKLSLECFLCIMKFMGDYPMGSSQNEVDCALKILKTCHKYPELRDEVYCQLCKQTTSNRSMKPKSCIMGWRLFAIIACYCDCTEALRPYLFKFLETTASDTGRTYSGAASICLQNLRKTFKYGGRKNVPLTEEISALANGRISKRFAFIFSGCEKEGMVQIKPCTVVRDAAEEICARLNISDSVEIEEYTLFLRTKDDMMGVVFSRLKPEEYVLDVTADLHRNNSSYDLVFQRTVWYFPLRPTDNIMYNELMFFQSLPDYLEGLVVVLKDGRLSRRDEDDIAILGALLHRGYDRVGLPTIKDLQFLIPETVRKMPDYQPQQWLNRVHANIHDISRRGPMECKARFVDILSRWPLFGSTFFSIRNPPTQPAIKGECILAVNKHGIHFLSLDTHETILHYSFSEVLSTRRYRSDNGDNYLDMKLGNLMVQKIVRIETNQGSDISNLIGQYMQVINRHKKRPNDKMSLQRYH; from the exons TGTCCTGGATGAGAGTGTCATACAGAGAAACATAAGGATCCGATATGAACGGGAACTCATCTAT ACTTTCACAGGAAGTATCCTGGTTTCAGTCAACCCGTACAAAATGTTCAACATCTATGGACTGGACATGGTCAAGAAGTACGAGGGCCGCCCACTGGGCTCCATGCCTCC ACACCTGTTTGCCATTGGAAGTGCATCTTATGGAAAGATGATGAAAGACACAGAGAACCAAGTTCTAGTGATCAG CGGAGAATCAGGGTCAGGAAAAACAGAGGCCACAAAGTTAATCATGCAGTACCTGGCTGCAGTCAACAAGTCCGGTAACAACCTCATCACAGAGCAAATTCTGGAGGCCAACCCTCTACTGGAATCCTTTGGTAATGCCAAAACAATTCGGAATGACAACTCCAGCCGATTTGGGAAATACATTGAAGTCTTCTTTAAGCA TGGGTCCATCGTCGGAGCACGTACTCTGGAATATCTATTGGAGAAGTCACGCATGGTTACCCAG GCCCAGGATGAGAGAAACTATCATGTGTTCTACGAGATGCTGGAAGGGATGTCCTCAGACCAGAAAGGAAAATACGGTCTGCAAAATGCGGAGAAGTACTTCTATCTTAACCAG GGAGGGAACTGTAAGATTTCGGGGCGAGATGACAGAGAGAATTATCGAGCCCTGATGGCTGCCCTGGATGTGCTCAGCTTTGAGAGAAGTGAACAGGACACCATCTTCAAAATACTCTCCTCTGTCCTTCACATCGGaaacatttatttcaagaaaattcAT GATGAGGCTAGCCATGACACTGTACTTCTGGGGAGTGATGCTGAGATCAAATGGATCTCCCACCTCCTACAGCTGTCGGAGGACTGGCTCAAACAGGCTCTAACCACCAAAGTCACT GAAACAAGAGGCGATCGTGTTCTTACTCCATATAACATCGATCAAGCTCTGGACGCAAG GGATGCTGTAGCCAAGGCTCTATATAGTCGCCTATTTACCTGGCTGGTCGAGAGGATCAACAATATCATCTGTCGAGCAGAGCGAGACAAAAACACTTCCTTGGCTGTCCTTGACATCTTTGGATTTGAA gaTTTCCACATGAACAGCTTTGAGCAGCTCTGCATCAATTATGCCAATGAAACCATGCAGTTCTTCTTCAATCAACATATTTTCCGTCTGGAGCAGAAAGAATATTCACGAGAGGGTATCGATTGGTCAACAATAGAATTCCGTGATAACCAACCTGTGATCGATCTGTTGGCCAGTAAACCAACAGGAATTCTGTGTATCCTGGACGATGAATGCAGCTTTCCACAG GCAACAGATATGTCGTTCCTGGAGAAGTGTCACTTCCACCATGACAGTAACAGACTGTATGAGAAGCCGCGGATGTCGGACCCCGTGTTCTATGTCCAGCACTACGCTGGCAGGATCAAGTACAAT gtAAATCATTTTCTGGAGAAGAATAAGGACACTTTAAGGAGTGATGTCATAGAACTGTTGTGTGAAAGCAAGAACAGA ATCATTGCTCAGATGTTTAAGGATATGAGAGATCGCCTCATCACAAAGACCCTCAGCAAGTCGACTGGTCGCTATGTCACCCTCAAACCCCGCACCCCCACCATCTCCGCTGGCTTCACCGAGTCACTCCTATCTCTGATTGACAACATGTCTAA atgTAATCCATACTTCGTCCGTTGTATCAAACCAAACAATCACAAGGCCCCGATGGTATTCGACACAAAAGTCGTATTAGATCAGCTGAGATATACAGGGATGTTGGAAACGATTCGTATACGCAAGATGGGTTATCCTGTCCGCATCAAATTCCCTATGTTCATTTCAAG ATATCACTGTTTGTTGCATGGACAAGATCTGAACACTCGACAGCTGCCAAACACCGTGTGCCAAATGGTCCTGAACACCCAGGGCTCAGTGTACAAGGACCTCTACAGGATAGGTGCTACCAAG GTGTTTCTGAAGGAGAGTCTGGAGCAGGTGTTGGACAAAGAGGCCAAGAAGATCCAGGATGAGGCTATCGTGCGGATTCAAAAGTGCTCACGCATGTTTTTGGCCCGTAAGAAATTCCTGCGAGCAAAGACTTCCATACACAGTTTACAAAGAGCAATCAGGAGATATGCAGCCAG GAAGAAGTTCTTGTTGGTCAGAAATGGCATCATCAAGGCCCAGGCCCAGTTTCGGATGTACCGACAGCGAAAGAGATATCTGAAG ACCCGGGAGGAGTTGAAGAGGAAACTGGAACACGAGAGGCTGATGAGGCAGCGACAGGAGGAAGAGGCGAAGATGGAGAGGGAGAGGAAG GCTCGACATGAGCGCCAGATTGCCTCGATCACAAACCTGGACATTCCTGGGGAGTTGGCGTTTGTGTACAATAAGTTGGATG ATTGGCAGTCTATAAACAATGATCGGCACATCATTACGGTCAATCGGGAGGTTCAACAGATGGACCAGCACTATCGCCTGCCAGAAGACATCAATGCTCACGCGTTTAGTAAATTTACCAGTGTCTTCTTCAAG gatCCTAACTGGGGCTTCATGCTTAACCCCATCAAGTCTTCCCTTACCCAAGGTGTGAATGGAGAGGAACTGAACCAGATTGCTGTAGCGGTCTTCAAACTG ATCCTGCGACTCATGTATGATAGAAATCTCCGAGATCGCCAAGAAAAGGCCATGGTTGATTATATTATTCAAATG GGTCTACAAAATGAGGGCTTGAGGGATGAAATATACAGTCAGATTGCCAACCAGTGCTGGAACAACCAGAATCTGGGGGCCATTGAGAAAGGATGGAATCTAATGGCTGCCTGTCTAAGTGCCTTCCCTCCCAGCAAACGATTATGCAAATATCTTATCAA ATTTGTGTCAGACATAGGACTAGAGGGATACCAGCAGCTGTGCCAACACAAGGCTCTCCAATGTGCTAACATAGAGCCAAAGTTCTCCCGCGTGTACCCACCTTGTCTTCTGGAGTGGAGGGCGATACAACAGAAAGCCAACATGGCTCTGGAGGCCAGGTTTCCTGATG gtCAAAAAATGATTGGTCATGTGGAATCTTGGACCAACGCTGAGCTGTTCGCAAGACACCTGTTGAACATAAG AGGCTTGCAGGAGAACAGCTATGGCTGGACAGTGCAGGTACAAGAAGAGGTGGACTACTATGAGATTATGGGATATGACTACGTCCTTGACATTTTGAGTGAGATGGAGATACCCCCAGGATTCCCTTACTGCAAGTCGTATTATCTGGCCTCATCGGACAGGACCAGAGAACCCCCTACCATGAGAAGAGGCCTCTACAAAAACTC CCCACATAGCGTGGATGATGAGAGATACCTGAAATTATATGGATCCCTACCCCAGCCCCTGGAAGTGAAGCACTCTCGCATCGAGTCCAGATCGTTCACACCAAGGAGTGGATTCATGGAGGAGGGTGATGATGGAATCGAGTTCTCTATGACAAGTGTACTAAATCAAAGACCAACAGAATTAATGATGGATGGACTCTCtggttcaaagttaaacatgAGATATAACAAACGTAAAGCTCCAAGTCCGCCAACTTTGAATGGAAATGGTGTGGTGTCAAATGGAATTCCAAATGGACATATAACTCCTATTGTGGAAGACTTGGAACAAGTTGGGTTGGATCCAAGGTCCAAATTAAACACGCGCTATGTAAACGGTGTGCACAGTAACGGAGTGGGCACCCCAAGGACTGACGAGGACCTCAGTCCACATTCTAAACTCAATTCTCGCTATGTAAAATCAGGAGTAATAATCAAGGAACGTGAGCGTATACGACGCCACGGACCAGGGATAGGAATGTCAAGGAAACAGAACCAGGATCGCTATCTGGAGCGTATTTCTGCTGCATCTGATATCTCTGCAGCGACGGGACAGTCGGACTGGTCCCACTGGGTGGAGGATGTGTTTAACAATGCTCTCAATGAGCATGTCGACACCCTGAGTGATGCCCACACCCTGGAGAACCGACTGAAGGGAGGGGGTAAGGGTGTGCCTGGCCCAGGCATTCAGCCTGCTCCCATCCCCCCAACAAACCTCCCGCTACTGAATTTTGGACTCCCAGCTAACAGCATGCCCACCTCCCCACAAATGGTGCCTGGGAATG ATCCTCTACAAATGGCCGCCCAGCAAATGGCACAGCAGAACCAGCAACAAGCATTGTACAATGCCTATCTCCAACAGATG GCTAACCTACAGGCTCAAGCACAAGCACAGGCACAGCTTCAGCAACAGCGACAGCAACAGCAAACTCTAATGCAGTCAGCACAGCAGCAAATGTTGCAACAACAACTTCTGCAAATGCAGCAGCAACAACAGGTTCCCCCAAACCTTGTGAGCCCAGCTTCCAGCTTCAATTCTGTTGGACCATTCCCTGTGGTGACACCCAGAGACCAACACCAGATGAATGGAGGGATGCTGATGACTTCCTCTGCACAACCATTCATAGCAAGTGCACAAGGGGGCCAGATCAACAGTCAAGTAGGAATGGGAATACAGATCCCAGTTTCGTCAGTGACCACAGCAGAAGTGGGCAGCTCTGGTGCCCCAAAAAAGGTCTACAAAATGAAGAGTCAGTTTGAAGGACACACGGAACACAAGACTTTCGGCCAGCAGAATGTGGCTCCTGTTGTAAACACAGCATCCATCCAAGATCAGATTGCAGAGAGCTCAGAGAGGAAGGAATCTACTGTAAGGATGGTCTCTGCCCCCGCTCCACCTCCCCCTCCAAAGTACCAGGACAAAGAAATGATGAGCCCCCGCATGCAGCCTGCTCCCccaccacccccaccccctccccctgcCATGCAAATCACAGAGGACTCTTTTGACAGAGAAAAAGGCATGTTTACATTTACTGACAAACAAGGGCGTGCCAGAACTGTTCGAATTGGAAAGGTTGTCTGGCCTCCTCCCTCGATGGAGCAGGAGAAGAGGGCGAGGGAAGTAGGTCGGTTAGAGATCGACGAAAATGTGAAACAGAATCTTCATGACAGATTCAGTCCTAAGAAACAGTGGAAAAAGCCAGAGGCACCCAAAGAGGAACAGAAGCATGAGAAG GAACGCAAGAGTAAATCTTTGGCGGAATCTGTGCACTTGGCCACCTTACAGTTGTTGGAACAGAAACTAGGAGGGAACAAGGAACAGGAGACCAATGAGAAGGAAATTATTGCCACCAAAATTATCCAAG ATCCAGGTCCTCCTCCGGCTGCACCGAAACCACCCG AACCAGTTAAACCACCTGAACCAGTTAAAAAGAAGG AGCCAATCGTTCCCAGAAAACCGGCTCCTAAACCTATACAGCATG AACCAGAACCGAAAAAGCCAGAGAAGGATGAGGAAGAGCAGg AGCCCCCACCCCTCCCCAGGAGTGCCCCACCCCCTCTGCCTGCCCCCACCCAGGCTCTGGAGACGGTGAGTGTGAAGAAGAAGGAGCCACAGTTTCTGATCAATTACACAGAGCTGGAGAAGGTGGTCACACGCCTCTACCCCCAGGGAAAACAGAAGTACCTGTCCTACAGCAATGTACCCTGGACCCTCAACCTGAGAAAAGAG GTTTTCCACCCACGGGAGCGGCTGGAGAATCCAATGGCCCTCCACCTTGTCTTCTGTCAGGTGGTGCAGGATGTGTACAATGGCGGATGTGTCCGCATCAACAAAGAGGACAGAATCAAAATGAGGGGAATGCTGG AGAGTTATGGAGTCAACAAAGATAACTATTTGAATGGAAATTTTAGAGACCAAGTGAAAAAGATAATTGTTGACACTGCTAAGGAATGGCCAACATATTTTGCTAAATTGTTCCCAGTGGCT GGTCAAGGTCAGTATGGTGGGATTCGTTACGTGGGAGTTAATCACAATGGCATCAACTTCCTGACGAGGGAGCGGTCCCTGGTGGAGGATTACCTAGATGTTGTGGAGCATCATAA tttTGAAGATATCATTGATGTAGTGCTGCCAACCAAAGACACAGTTCAGATCAATCTGAAGAGCAAGTCGGTGGTTCTGTTCACAAACAGG GCCTCACAATTGAAGGAGATGATAGATCTTTATCTTCAGGAATCAGACAAG GGAAACAAGTATGTGATAGCTATCAAGGAGTACATCACCAGAGAATCCACTTTGCTGAGCTTCAGGAGAAATGACATCATAAAACTCCTGGATCCAGAAATGGTTTTAGAAGAAG GCTGGTTGTATGGATCACTTAATGGAATGCTGGGATACTTCCCCGCCGAGTATGTGCGACCTTTGGCCAGACATGAGGTTGAAAGGTCAGGTGGCATGAAAGCTCAGTTAACAGAGCACACGATTCAGAGAATGATAAGACCACCCAGCAGG GATGGGTATGCTGACAACAGGAGTGAAACAAGCCAGGGTACTGTGGTTCAGGATGGCAAATTCTCCATGATGGAGTTTGCTTTGTTGCATTTCAGAGAGTCCCTTCAAAA GCCTCAAAATTTGAGCACACCTCGCAGTGAGGCAGG GTACGTGATGATGCGGAAAGAAGATGGGTCGATTCGAGGCACCATAAAAATGATAGAAAGCCTTAAACTCCGTAGCATGGACCACGATAAGAGAG GTAACGTTGATTGGACCTGGAGGGAGCAGGCAGACTTAGTCAAGTGGACACGG TCCCCAATTCAAGCATCTTTACTGAAACTACAGCAACCTGAACTGAACAAACTATCTTTGGAGTGTTTCCTTT GTATAATGAAGTTCATGGGAGACTATCCAATGGGATCAAGCCAAAATGAAGTGGACTGTGCTCTTAAAATTCTTAAA ACTTGCCACAAATACCCAGAACTTCGGGATGAAGTTTACTGTCAGCTCTGCAAACAGACAACCAGCAATAGGAGCATGAAACC GAAGAGCTGCATCATGGGTTGGCGGCTGTTTGCCATCATTGCCTGTTACTGTGATTGTACAGAGGCCTTACGGCCGTATCTCTTTAAATTTTTGGAGACAACCGCCTCTGATACTGGCAGAACATACAGTGGTGCCGCCTCCATCTGTCTACAAAATCTCCgcaaaacattcaaatatgGAGGACGTAAAAATGTTCctcttactgaagaaatcagtGCCCTGGCT AATGGGAGAATTTCAAAGAGATTTGCCTTCATCTTTAGTGGGTGTGAAAAAGAGGGAATGGTCCAAATCAAGCCATGCACA GTTGTCAGAGATGCAGCTGAAGAAATCTGTGCCAGGTTGAACATTAGTGACAGTGTGGAGATAGAAGAGTATACCTTATTCCTGAGAACAA AAGATGATATGATGGGTGTAGTGTTTAGTCGTCTCAAGCCTGAGGAGTACGTTCTCGATGTGACGGCAGACTTACATCGTAACAACAGCAGCTATGATCTGGTCTTCCAACGGACTGTGTGGTACTTCCCTCTGCGACCCACCGACAACATCATGTACAATGAACTCATGTTCTTCCAGAGTCTTCCTGACTACCTTGAAGGTCTCGTAGTGGTTCTAAAAG